Within Fusobacterium periodonticum ATCC 33693, the genomic segment CTGATACAAAGAATATAGTTATTCCAAAGATAGCTTTACAAAATGAAGAGGGTAAATATTTTGTCTACACTATTGATGATAAGAACACTATAAAAAGAAAGTTGTTACAATCAAAAATATTGTTGGAGATAATATAGCAGTTCTATCAGGTCTAAGTGTAGGGGAAGAAATAGTGTTAACTCCTGATAATAGATTAAGAGATGGACTAATCCTTACAGAAGGAGATAACTATAATTCAAGTGAAGAAGCTACTTCTATACCTGCTGATAAAGCAAAAGTAATTGTAAATTAGTGATTTATTTATAGGGAGAAAATTAATGATAATAACAGTGAATAATATAAATAAAACATATAAAAATGGTGCTTTAGAATTGCAAGTACTAAAGAATATCTCTTTTAAAGTTAATAAGGGGGAATTTTTAGCCATAATGGGAAGCAGTGGAAGTGGAAAATCAACTATGATGAATATTCTAGCTTGTTTAGATAGTCAATATGAAGGTACTTACATACTTGATGGCATAGATATCTCTAAATTAACTGAAAATCAATTGAGTGAAATAAGAAACAAAAAAATTGGTTTTATTTTCCAGTCTTTTAATCTTTTGCCTAGATTATCAGCTTTGGAAAATGTTGAATTACCTTTAGTATATTCTTCTGTTCCTAAGGCCGAAAGACATAAAAGAGCCGCTGAACTTTTAGAAATGGTAGGTTTAAAAGATAGAATACATCATAAACCTAATGAGCTTTCAGGGGGACAAAGACAGAGAGTGGCTATTGCAAGAGCCTTGGTTAATGATCCCAGTATAATTCTTGCAGATGAACCTACAGGGAACTTAGATAGTAAGTCTGAGGAAGAAATAATTGAGATTCTACAAGAATTAAATAGAATGGGAAAAACTATTGTTATTGTTACTCATGAACCTAATATTGGAGATATAGCACAAAGAAAAATTGTTTTTAAAGATGGTGAAATAATATGAGCTTTTTTGATATATTAAAGGGAAGTCTTGCAACTCTTAAGGCTAATAAGTTGAGAACTTTACTTACTATGTTAGGAATAATAATAGGTATATCTTCAGTAATTGCTATGTGGGCCATAGGAAATGGTGGTAGAGATAGCATACTTGGAGATTTAAAAAAAGTAGGTTATGGTAAATTTACTGTGACTATTGATTATAAGAATGAAAATTTCAAATATAAAGATTATTTTACCATGGAAAATATAGATATGTTGAAGAATTCTCATAAATTTAAAGCAGTTTCTATCAATGTAGAAGATGCTTTTAGAATGTTAAAAGACAATGAACCTTACTATTCTTATGGGACTGTAACTACTGAAGATTATGAAAAGATAAGTCCTGTTACTATGACAAGTGGGAGAAATTTCTTGCCTTTTGAATATACTTCAAATGAAAGAGTTATAATCTTAGATAGTATGTCAGCTAGAAAATTATTTTCTGATGAAAAATTAGCTTTAGGAGAAACTGTAAAAATAACAAAAGATAGAAAAAAAGTTGGTCATTCATATAAGATAGTTGGAGTGTATAAGAGCCCTTATGAAACTCTTGGAAACTTGTTTGGAGATGGAGATAATTACCCAATATTATTTAGAATGCCATATAAAGCTTATTCAATTGCTTTTAATGACAATTCAGATGTATTTTCAAGTTTAATTATTGAAGCTAAAAATGCGGATACTATAACAGATAGTATGAGAGAAGCAAAAAATATCTTGGAGTTTAATAAAAATGTAAAAGATCTTTATCTAACTCAAACTGTTTCAAGTGATATTGAATCATTTGATAAAATTCTATCAACACTTAGTTTATTTGTAACTATGGCAGCTAGTATTTCTTTACTTGTTGGTGGTATAGGTGTTATGAATATAATGCTTGTTACAGTGGTAGAAAGAACAAAAGAAATAGGAATTAGAAAAGCTTTAGGGGCTAAAAATAGAGACATATTAAAACAATTTTTATTCGAATCTATTATCTTAACTGTCTTTGGTGGTCTAGTTGGTATGGCAGTAGGAGTTCTCTTTGGTTTCCTTGCAGGAACAGTTATGGGAATAAAACCTATCTTTTCTTTAACTTCTATAATAGTATCTTTAAGTATTTCTATTATTGTAGGAGTTATATTTGGAGTTAGCCCTGCTAGAAGAGCAGCTAAACTAAATCCTATAGATGCATTAAGAACTGAGTAAACAATAAAAAATGCTGTTGCAGTAAATTTGCAACAGCTATTTTTGTATAATCTTATAGATCATGTGGAACAAATACTGGTGCTAAAGCTCCTTCTTTTGCTTCAACAACAATTCTTATGAAATCTAAGTTAATTAAAACTTGTTCTTTTTCATTAGTTTCTATAAGAACGAAACCATCAGCAACCTCTAAAATAGTTGCATCTTTAAATTTATGATTTACAGTGGCAATATGACATTTTTTCCAAGCTAACTTTTCAAGTAATACTTTCATTATAAACCTCCTATATAAATTAAAATTAAATTAAATCAATATACTTTATTGTAGCACTTTTTTTAATAAAATCAACAAATATTTTAATCAAAAAAATTACTTGCTTCAATAATTCTATAGTATTCATTACCTTTTAACATCAATTTATTGACAGTTAATTTATAAGTTATATCTTGTTTATATTTATTTTCAGAGAAAGCGAGAAAAGAATTGTTATTTTCATCTATAATACAATAAGAGTAGTATTTTTTCTTTTGAATATCTACCTTATTGTAAGAAGTTTCAAGTTTTCCAACAATTATAAATTCATCTATTCCTTTATTTATTTTATATTTATTAAATGCTTTAATAAAACTAGGAAGTAAATCTTCCATAACTAACTTTCTTATTTCAAGCAAATCATTATAAGTAAATTCATTGTAGGCATGAGCTAAATCATTCCTTTTGTCAAACACTTTACTATCAAAACATTTAGAAATAATATTTTTAAATTCATGATGAGTTTTTAATTTTTTCAATATAGCATGCATTTTTTCGTTTTTACTATATTGTTCTTTTGCTTTTTCTTGAATTGTTGTATAACAAGTTGTTATTTCACATTCAAAAGCTTTTAGATATTCAAAACCTTCAGTATTTAAAAGTTTTTCATTTTTATCAGCTCCTAAAAAAAGTTTTTCAGCTTTTATTAGTCCTATTTTAGCTAATTTATGTGCCAATGGGAATTTGTTTTCTATTTCTTTTTCAATCTCAATATTATCTCTTTCATTTATATCAATTTTTAAAGCTTCTTTTTCTTTTTGTATAACTATATCAGTATTTTTTTCTTCTTCTATTACTTCTTTTATTCCTGAAAATTTATTATGATTTTTTTCTATGTTCTCATTTTTATTTATTTCCTTATTAAAAACAGTATAGAAATCATTAAAATCAGTATTTATATTAATAAAATCATTTTCCAAATCAAAAACCTCAAGTAATTTTTTCAAAGAATCAGATGCTTCAGTTTTTAAAGAAGATATTATTAAAACTTCTTTTGCTCTTGTCATTCCAACATACAATAATTTTTTGAATTCTTCTAGGATTTCTTCTTGTGTTTTATCTGGATACCTATCACTTAATTTATCAATGTCAAATTCATCTATACTAGGAATAAAAATTACTTTGTTTTCAGTTCCTTTTGCAGAATAATATGTTGTAACATCAGTTCCTTTATTATGTAAAGATTCTATCATCCTATCAACTTCGGTCTTATATTTTTCACTTTTGTTAGGAATATACAATTTATTTAGTGAGATAACAGAGATGTCATCATATTTATAATTAAATTTATCAACTAAGATTTCAATATTTTTAGATAAATTTTTAATTCCTTCTTCAAAGTTTAAATCTGGATATTTTAAAAATAACGGTTTAATACCTCTATCTTCACTAAAAGTTAAGGTTAAATTTTGAATTTTATCATTTAAAATATCTCCAACTTCAATTTCAGGATTAAGTTTTATAGCCACATCAAAAATTTCTTTTGCATTTCTGTATGCTCTATTTAAAGAAAAACTTTTACTTATGCTTATTCCTACTTGTTTTAAAGTTCTATTTTTAGAAATCCAAGCTTGTTTTGAATATATACTTTGATTCTTATCCATAAATAAAGATATAGTATTTCCAGAAGTTTTTGAAATTTCACAAATTAAATTTATAAATCTAAAATGTATCTTTGATAGATCTTGTGCTTCATCAACTATAACATGATTATATTTTTTTATTTTGCCTTTATTTTCTTCTTTTTCAAAGTAAAATAAGAATAAAGAAGCTAAATCATAAAAATCTGTATATCTTAAGTCGATATCTTTAGGCCCATTTTCTCTATATAATCTTAATATTTTATAAATTTCCATTCTTTTATTTTTGGTTAATGGATTTTGGCTTCCTCTACCATCTCTATTAATTTGAAGATATTCTTCTTCTGTTAAATAAGAACAATCTCTTAACCAATCTATTTCACTTAAAATAAATTCAGCATCTTCTACAGTAAAATTTTTAAACTCTATACTTCTAGTTTTTAAAATATTTTTGATTCTTTCCTTTCTCTCAGGATTAGTTGTTTTCACAAATTCTATATTATTTCTGGCTCTTTTTACAAATTCTAAAAACTCTTTGTTATTAGAATTGATATAATCTTTAACTAATAAATTATCAATATTTCTTATTTCAATTTTATCTTTTACTTTTTCATAATCTTTATCTGATTCAAATAATTTTTTTATAGTTCTTTCCAAACTTTTATTGTAATAAAGAAACAAGATTCTATCATCCTTTTCAGCATAATTATAAGCTTTATCTTTAGCTAAAAAAATAGCTCTTTTTACAGCAACTAAAGTTTTTCCACTACCAGGGCCCCCATTTACCCTAATAACTCCATTTTGTTGATATGTAGCAATAGACACCTGCTCATTAGATAAAATTATTTCACTCATTTAAACCCCTCTTCCTTGTATTTATTTTCTTTTAAATACCCATCTTTGTTGAATAAAATAACTTAATAAGAATAAAATACTATCTACAACTATCTTAATACTTGTTTCAGGATATTTAGTATGCTTCCAAACTAAAGTAACAAAGAAAGCTGATATTAACATTTGTACAGCACAAAGACTATAGTATTTTAAAAGAGATTTTTTTGTATTTTTTTCATATTTAAAAACAAACTTTTTATTTAAGTAAAAATTAAAAGATGAAGATAATATTCTTGCAGCTACTGTTGCAATAGTTATAACTGCTGCTCCTTCTATATTACCAAAAGCTAATAATAAGGCTAGAATCCATTTAAAAGATAAAATATCTAAAATAAATGATGAGACAGCAGAAGCTATATATTTTAAAAAAGGTGATAAAGTAACTTTGTATATTTTTATAGAATCTACTATTGGATTAAAATGTGTTTCTGAATTGTCGTCAAAGTATATAGTTTCAATCACAACTTCCTTTATAGGAATTTCTTTTTGGAAACAAAAAATTAACATTTTTGTTTCATATTCAAATCTTTCTCCAGCTATATCAAGAAAATCTTTAATTATAGCAGTTGGGAAGCCTCTTAGACCCGTTTGAGTGTCTGAAATATTTTTTCCATAAAAAAGTTTAAAAGCTCCATTTGTAATCTTATTACCAAATTTACTTTTTGGAGGTACTTGTTCTAAATCAAAATCTCTACAACCTAAAATTAATGTATTGGGATTTTCTTCAACTTCCTTTGCAAGTTTTATAACATCTTCAACTCTATGTTGTCCATCAGAGTCAGCAGTAACTACTCCATTATACTCATCTAGGTTAGGTAAAGTCAGAAAATAATTAAAAGCATTTTTTAATGCTCTACCTTTTCCAAAGTTTTTCGCATGTCTAAATACTTTTATATTTGCATCTGAAAATTTTTCTATTGTTTCAAATATTTCTCTAAATTCTTCCTTGCTTCCATCATCAACCAAAAGAATATCTTTTAAGTTATTATCTAGTAAAGATTTAACATAATCAATCAATTGTTTTGGTGGATTTAAAGCTGGTATTAATACTAAAGTTTTTTTCATTTATTTTCCCCCTTGGAATACAACTAAATATTTATTAAATAATATAACATCAAAAAATTAAGAATTGATTAAAATATAATTTTATTTTTAAGAGGAAAATTATTCATTTAAATATATTTTTTATGAAAATTTATAAATTCTAAAATTTCTTCATAAGTTTTTAAAGAAGCTGCTATTTTTAAACCTAAATCTGTAAGTTCTTCATCATTACAAGTTAATTCAATTTTATTAATTTCTAAAAATACTAACATAATTAAAACACCAATTCTTTTGTTTCCATCAAGGAAAGGATGATTTTTAGTTAGAGAATAAGCTAGTCTTGCAGCTTTTTCTTCCACAGTAGGATAATTTTCTAATCCAAAATATACACCATAAGCATTATTTAAAGCACTTTCTAAAAGCCCATCCTCTCTTACACCATCAATTCCACCAAATTTATTAATTAGTTGAGAGTGTAAATTTAAAATTTGCTCCTTAGATAAAATAATCATTTTGCTAACACCTCAAAAGTTTTTTCAAATTTTTTCATAATTTTTAAAGCAATCTTTTTTATTTCATCATCTTTAGCAAGTTTATTTTCATTAGCATCTAAGATTTTATCACTTTTTTTGTCTATCATTTTACACCACCTTACAAAATTATAATCCAATATAATAATTTGATTTTTAAGCTAATTATAGCACTTATTTAATGGCTAAGCAATTAGGAAACTTCTCTATTGTTATAAGAGTATTAATTGCTATTCTTATATTTAAAGTAAAATTTTAAAGCTTTTATTAAAAGTAGTTAAGAAATAAAAAAGTAAATATAATGTATTCTATGTTTTATTTTAATAATATGTTATAATAAAAATATAAAGAAGAGATATTTTCATTTTATGGAAAGAGATATCCATAAATAAATTTTTTAATTTAGATCCATTAGAGTTTGAAAAAATTGTAAAAGATAGTATCAAGCATTAAAGAAAATTTAAAGGGAGTGATATTATGAGTTATCTTTTAACAGGTATGGAAGAAGTTAGAAAAGAAAATGAAAAAAGACAAAGAATATTAGAGTTAAAAGAAGCTATCAAAAAAGCTGAAGCTGAGTGGAATACTTCAGACGTAGAAAAATTAAAAAAAGAATTAAAAGGTTTAACAAATGAAAGTTTCTTAACTAAAGTTTTTAAATCAGATGGTAGATATTAAAGTAAAATATGAGAGGATTTTTGAGAATGAAAAATAAAAAATCCTCTCTTTTTATAAAAAAAAGTGAATAATTGATAAAAAATGACAAAATTTGTCAGAGTGGAGTTGTTATAATGAAAATATAAAGAAGAAATATTTATTTTAAGGAGAGGGGAGACTTATGAATAAATTTTTTGATCCAGATCCATTAGAATTCGAAAAAATGGAAAAAGAAAGAGTTATAAAAGAACTAGAAAAAGCTATAAAAAAAGCCGAAGTTGAAGGCAAAAGAGAAGATGTTGAAAAATTGAAAAAAGAATTAAAAGCTTTAACACATGAAAGCCTTTGGGATAAATTTAAAAAGAACAGTGTTATGTATTAAAGAAAAAATATATAAATTGACTTTAATTCAAAAAAGTATTACAATGTAAACAACTAGATAATAAAGAGGTGATTATATGTCAGTTGTTTCAATTAGATTTAATGAAGAAGAAGAAGAAATAGTAAAAAATTATGTTAAAAGTAAAGGAACAAATTTATCTCAATATATTAAAAATATCATTTTTGAAAAAATTGAAGAAGAATATGATTTAAAACTTGTTCAAGAATATCTAAAAGCAAAATCTGAAGATACATTAAATTTAATTCCATTTGAGGAGGCAGTAAAAGAATGGGATATAGAATAATGATTCCAGATAAAGTCAATAAAAAGATTTTGAGATTGGATAAAAATACCAGGAAATTATTGTATGACTATATAAGTAAAAACTTAAAGGATACTGATGATCCAAGATTACATGGAAAAGCTTTAACTGGAAATTTAAAAGGCTTATGGAGATATAGAATAATGGATTATCGTCTAATTGTTGATATTCAAGATGAGCAGTTAGTTATTGTAGCAGTGGATTTTGAACATAGAAGCAAAATTTATTTATAGTAATTAGAGAAAAGGTTTAGAGTAAAAAACTTTAAGCCTTTTTTATTTTTTGACAGATTTTGTCAGAGAAAATTGTTATAATATATCTAATAAATCTTAGGGAGGGAAAAGTATGGGACTATTAGAAGATGTATCTATGTTAGTTGGAGAAGAAGAAATAGAAGATAAAGAAGAAGTTGAAACTTCTAATGAATCAATGTCTGCTGAAAATTTTGATAAATTTATGAAAGGGAAAGATGATATTTTAATACCAGGTTGGTTAGGTATTTTTAAAGAAGAAAAAGATGATGAAAGAGATATTATACCTTGGTTAAGAAAAGAGAAAGCTATCAAAGAAGATAGTGAAAAAACAGAGGAAGAAAAGTATCTTGAAAGTATTTTTAAAGGACAAAAAAATGAATTTGATTTAATTTTTTTAGCACTTAATAATAATGAAACAGATAAGATTGATGAGAGTCCAGAAGAAAAATTAAAAAAATTCAACTGGATAAATTTTGAAAATGAAAATTTCTATCTGGATGACAATGTTAGAGTGGATAAAAACATAAAAACTGAAATATATTTAACAGATGATGAATTCAAAAATGGAACTACTAAAATAGTTAATTTTGAAAGATTAGAGCTTATCACTAAATATAATTATATAGATGGAAGCGAAACATCAGAAACTGCTCCCATTACATATACAAAAGAAATTATAATTCCAGCCAATATAGAAGAAGGGACAGTCTATAAGTTTGTAGGTTTTGGAAATTGTTTTGAAGATATTGATGAAAATATTCAACAAGGTGACTTATATGTCTTTGTTCTAAGAGGTGATAAAAATGATAAAAACTGTTAATGTTCTTGATAGGAATGATGAAATTAATAAAGTTATTCAAGTATTTGAAAGAAATAAAGAATTTGATTTCTTCTATGATAAAGAAAAAGAAGAATGTTTTTTAAGAAAAAATAAAAAAATCTATACAGGAGAGTATGAGGAAGTTAAAAATTATATTGATATGGATTTTAACTATGAGAATCTTAATGGCTTTCTTCATAAAGAAAGAGCTTTCTATAAAGATGGAAAAAAAGATGGAATTGTTATCTATGAATTTTTTAAGTCTAATATCAGATTTGAGATAAACTATAGGAATGGGAAAAGAGAAGGAAAATATAGCATATACCGTTTTAGTAAGAAGCAAAATAAAATTATAAGAATATATGAAGAAGGGATATATGCTGATGACAAGAAAGTATCATTTACACAATATCACTATAATAGAAAAGATGAACTAGAAATTAGGAGTATTGATTATCAAAAACTAGAAGAAATACTAATTTTTAGATATGGAACTAAGATAGCAAAAAAAGTATTTAAAAATTTAGGTAAAAGGGATTTATTTAACTTTCCTATCTCTTCATCAAATAGTGGTTTATTGGAAGCTAATCAATATAAAGATGATAAACTAAAAGCAGAAGCTTTTTTTAGTGCAGGTATATTAAAAAAAATAATTTATTATGATGAGAATGAAAAAGTTTCTAGTATAGACTATTTTGATATTTATTTTGATGGTGAAATTGAAGAATTCCATGAAATCTCTAATTTTAAAAATAGAAAAAATCACTTTGAAGATAGCTTAATCACAAAAAAAGATTTAAAAATATATGATAACAAAAATGATAAATATATAAATTATCCAGATAGATTTATAGACGGACTTGCTGATATTAAATTACAATTGAAAGTTTTAAAAGATAATATAGAAGCAAACATTGATTTAGGATATTTAGAAGATAAGTTAAAAACTTTACCTAAATATACAGAATATTTTGATGAAGAAGGAAGAGTTTATAAAAGAGATTTCTATAGAATAGAAAAAGTTGTAAAACATTGGGGAACTACC encodes:
- a CDS encoding UvrD-helicase domain-containing protein; translation: MSEIILSNEQVSIATYQQNGVIRVNGGPGSGKTLVAVKRAIFLAKDKAYNYAEKDDRILFLYYNKSLERTIKKLFESDKDYEKVKDKIEIRNIDNLLVKDYINSNNKEFLEFVKRARNNIEFVKTTNPERKERIKNILKTRSIEFKNFTVEDAEFILSEIDWLRDCSYLTEEEYLQINRDGRGSQNPLTKNKRMEIYKILRLYRENGPKDIDLRYTDFYDLASLFLFYFEKEENKGKIKKYNHVIVDEAQDLSKIHFRFINLICEISKTSGNTISLFMDKNQSIYSKQAWISKNRTLKQVGISISKSFSLNRAYRNAKEIFDVAIKLNPEIEVGDILNDKIQNLTLTFSEDRGIKPLFLKYPDLNFEEGIKNLSKNIEILVDKFNYKYDDISVISLNKLYIPNKSEKYKTEVDRMIESLHNKGTDVTTYYSAKGTENKVIFIPSIDEFDIDKLSDRYPDKTQEEILEEFKKLLYVGMTRAKEVLIISSLKTEASDSLKKLLEVFDLENDFININTDFNDFYTVFNKEINKNENIEKNHNKFSGIKEVIEEEKNTDIVIQKEKEALKIDINERDNIEIEKEIENKFPLAHKLAKIGLIKAEKLFLGADKNEKLLNTEGFEYLKAFECEITTCYTTIQEKAKEQYSKNEKMHAILKKLKTHHEFKNIISKCFDSKVFDKRNDLAHAYNEFTYNDLLEIRKLVMEDLLPSFIKAFNKYKINKGIDEFIIVGKLETSYNKVDIQKKKYYSYCIIDENNNSFLAFSENKYKQDITYKLTVNKLMLKGNEYYRIIEASNFFD
- a CDS encoding bifunctional glycosyltransferase family 2/GtrA family protein, whose translation is MKKTLVLIPALNPPKQLIDYVKSLLDNNLKDILLVDDGSKEEFREIFETIEKFSDANIKVFRHAKNFGKGRALKNAFNYFLTLPNLDEYNGVVTADSDGQHRVEDVIKLAKEVEENPNTLILGCRDFDLEQVPPKSKFGNKITNGAFKLFYGKNISDTQTGLRGFPTAIIKDFLDIAGERFEYETKMLIFCFQKEIPIKEVVIETIYFDDNSETHFNPIVDSIKIYKVTLSPFLKYIASAVSSFILDILSFKWILALLLAFGNIEGAAVITIATVAARILSSSFNFYLNKKFVFKYEKNTKKSLLKYYSLCAVQMLISAFFVTLVWKHTKYPETSIKIVVDSILFLLSYFIQQRWVFKRK
- a CDS encoding type II toxin-antitoxin system RelE family toxin, coding for MGYRIMIPDKVNKKILRLDKNTRKLLYDYISKNLKDTDDPRLHGKALTGNLKGLWRYRIMDYRLIVDIQDEQLVIVAVDFEHRSKIYL
- a CDS encoding type II toxin-antitoxin system death-on-curing family toxin, yielding MIILSKEQILNLHSQLINKFGGIDGVREDGLLESALNNAYGVYFGLENYPTVEEKAARLAYSLTKNHPFLDGNKRIGVLIMLVFLEINKIELTCNDEELTDLGLKIAASLKTYEEILEFINFHKKYI
- the relB gene encoding type II toxin-antitoxin system RelB family antitoxin, with product MSVVSIRFNEEEEEIVKNYVKSKGTNLSQYIKNIIFEKIEEEYDLKLVQEYLKAKSEDTLNLIPFEEAVKEWDIE
- a CDS encoding ABC transporter permease; translation: MSFFDILKGSLATLKANKLRTLLTMLGIIIGISSVIAMWAIGNGGRDSILGDLKKVGYGKFTVTIDYKNENFKYKDYFTMENIDMLKNSHKFKAVSINVEDAFRMLKDNEPYYSYGTVTTEDYEKISPVTMTSGRNFLPFEYTSNERVIILDSMSARKLFSDEKLALGETVKITKDRKKVGHSYKIVGVYKSPYETLGNLFGDGDNYPILFRMPYKAYSIAFNDNSDVFSSLIIEAKNADTITDSMREAKNILEFNKNVKDLYLTQTVSSDIESFDKILSTLSLFVTMAASISLLVGGIGVMNIMLVTVVERTKEIGIRKALGAKNRDILKQFLFESIILTVFGGLVGMAVGVLFGFLAGTVMGIKPIFSLTSIIVSLSISIIVGVIFGVSPARRAAKLNPIDALRTE
- a CDS encoding ABC transporter ATP-binding protein — translated: MIITVNNINKTYKNGALELQVLKNISFKVNKGEFLAIMGSSGSGKSTMMNILACLDSQYEGTYILDGIDISKLTENQLSEIRNKKIGFIFQSFNLLPRLSALENVELPLVYSSVPKAERHKRAAELLEMVGLKDRIHHKPNELSGGQRQRVAIARALVNDPSIILADEPTGNLDSKSEEEIIEILQELNRMGKTIVIVTHEPNIGDIAQRKIVFKDGEII